From the genome of Palaemon carinicauda isolate YSFRI2023 chromosome 36, ASM3689809v2, whole genome shotgun sequence:
AAAAACAAACTGGGAAAAGTTTGATATATGCATAACATGATTTTAAATCATTGCTGTTCTTTAAAGATAGATTTAAATCTCTCCTCACACATATCGTATCCTTCCCTCCTACCCATATTCTATCCTTGCTCATATCTCCTTTTCAACCCAGTTCCATATCACTCCTACGATCTTTTAATCCCTAACCTCCCTTGACTTTTTGTCTCTCCTTAATCTCTCCTCTCCGTTTACACTTAATTTACTCTTATCTGCTCCCTCCCTTTGCTCAATCTTCCCTTGAATCCCCATCTCCCTTTGCTCCCAATCTCCCCTTATTCCTCTCTCCTTCAATCTAATTTTCTCCTTAATTATCTCTCTTCCTTCAGTCTCAGACCCTCTCAATCCACCGTCTCCATTTTCTTAGTCTTCCCACAAAAAAACATCTCTTTTTGTTTTCagtctctccttcatctcccatctcCCTATGCTCTCAGCCTCCCCTTAATCTACTTTCTCCTATTGCTCTCAGCTTCCCCTTAATCTACTTTCTCCCTTTGCTTTCAGTCTCCCCTTAATCTACTTTCTCCCTTTGCTTTCAGTCTCCCCTTCATCTCCCATCTCCCTATGCTCTCAGACTACCCTTAATCTACTTTCTTCCTTTGCTCTCAGCCTCCCCTTAATCTACTTTCTCCCTTTGCTTTCAGCCTCCCCTTAATCTACTTTCTCCCCTTGCTTTCAGCCTCCCCTTAATCTACTTTCTCCCTTTGCTCTCAGCCTCCCCTTAATCTACTTTCTCCCTTTGTTTTCAGCCTCCCCTTAATCTACTTTCTCCCTTTGCTCTCAGCCTCCCCTTAATCTACTTTCTCCCTTTGCTTTCAGCCTCCCCTTAATCTACTTTCTCCCCTTGCTCTCAGCCTCCCCTTAATCTACTTTCTCCCTTTGCTCTCAGCCTCCCCTTAATCTACTTTCTCCCTTTGCTCTCAGCCTCCCCTTAATCTACTTTCTCCCTTTGTTTTCAGCCTCCCCTTAATCTACTTTCTCCCTTTGCTCTCAGCCTCCCCTTAATCTACTTTCTCCCTTTGCTTTCAGCCTCCCCTTAATCTACTTTCTCCCCTTGCTCTCAGCCTCCCCTTAATCTACTTTCTCCCTTTGCTCTCAGCCTCCCCTTAATCTACTTTCTCCCTTTGTTTTCAGCCTCCCCTTAATCTACTTTCTCCCTTTGCTCTCAGCCTCCCCTTAATCTACTTTTTCCCTTTGCTCAGTATTCTCATAAATGCCCAACCCCCTTTCCTCACAATCTCCCCAAACCCTCCCTCTCATTCATCAGCAAATCTCCCAACAATCTTCCATTAGTATCTCCTCTTTCATTTCTCTCTTCTCCCATTACCCTCATCCCCTTTCACTCACTGCTAATCTCTCAACTCATTTGGCCCTTGGTCTCCCATTGATTTTCAATCTCCCTTTTCTGGCAATTACGTCTCACCTTTTACTCTGTAAACCATTGCTCTTCAATCTTTCCTCACTCACTCCTCACTCCAAATCTTCATTACACTTAATTACACTAATATTTCAATTCAATCCTCCCCTCACTCAACCCTCTCTCAATCTCCCCTCGCTTTTCTATTGCCGTCTCACCACATTTCAAGGCtttccatactgtttctcttattcCTTTCGtccctctctctcttacttttatcCTCTCGTTATCTTCTTCCACTCTTTTGCTTCTTCCTTTATTCTAACTCTCCCCTTACTCTCCTCACTCTTTCCTCATTTCCTCCCTTCCTAATTTTTACCTCTTATACATCCCTCCTTCCTAATCTCCACTTTTCTCCTACACTTGTGTTTTCTCTACATTCCCTGGCTCCCTTAATCTCCCCTCTCCCCTTACTCTCACATCCTCTCTTACTCTCCCCTCTTCCTCTACTCTCCCTCCTATTTTACTCTCCCCCTCTTCACTTACTCTCTCCTATTCCCCCGGTTCATCCTTCCTCTCATAAGCTCCCCTGTTCCCTTATTATCACCTCTTCTTCATTTTCTACTCTTCCCTTACTCTCTCCTCTTCTCTTACTCTCTCTTCTTACCTTACTCTCTCCTCTTCCCTTACTCTCTCCTCTTCTCTTACTCTCTCTTCTTACCTTACTGTCTCCCCTACCCAATACTCTCCTCTTCCCCTGGGTCACCCCCTCCTCCCTTAATCTCCCTGCTTACCCTACTCTCACCTTTTCCTCAATCTCACCTCTTCCTCAGTCtcacttcttcctccttctcctgtcCTTCTCACTCTCACCTACTCCTCATTTTCACCTCTTCctcactcacccccccccctcattcTCCCGTCTTTCTCATTATCACTTCTTCCTCATTTTCCCTTCTTCCTCATTTTCCCTTCTTCCTCATTCTACCTCTCTTCCTCACTCTCACTTCTTCCTCATTTTCCCCTCTTCCTCATTctacctctcttcctcctctcaTCTCTTCCTCATTTTCCCTCTTCCTCACTCTCATCCCTTCCTCATTTTCCCTCTTCCTCACTCTCCCCTCCTCCCCATTCTCCCCTCTTCCTCATTATCACCTCTTCCTCATTCTCACCTCTTCCTCATTCTCCCCTCTTCCTCACTCTCACTTATTCCTTATTCTCTCCTCTTCCTCATTCTCCCCTCTTCCTCATTCTCCCCTCTTCCTCACTCTCACTTCTTCCCCATTCCCCATCttcctcaccctcactacttcctcATTCTCCCCTCTTCCTCACTCTCACTTCTTCCCCATTCCCCCATCTTCCTCACTCTCACTTCTTCCTCATTCCCCCATCTTCCTCATTCCCCCACCTTCCTCACTCTCACTTCTTCCTCATTCCCCCCTCTCCTCACTCTCACTTCTTCCTCATTCCCCCCTCTTCCTCACTCTCACTTCTTCCTCATTCCCCCCTCTTCTCCACTCTCACCTAGTCCCACATTCTCTCCCTCTCCCCACTCTCACCTAGTCCCCATTCTCTCCCTCTTCCCCACTCTCACTTCTTCCCCATTCCCCCATCTTCCTCACTCTCACTTCTTCCCCATTCCCCCATCTTCCTCACTCTCACTTCTTCCTCATTCTCCCCTCTTCCTCACTCTCCCCTCTTCCTCATTCTCCCCTCTTCCTCACTCTCCCCTCTTTCTCACTCTCCCCTCTTTCTCACTCTCCCCTCTTCCTCACTCTCCCCTCTTCCTCACTCTCCCCTCTTCCTCACTCTCCCCTCTTCCTCAATCTCAACTTCTTCCCCATTCCCCCCTCTTCCTCACTCTCACTTCTTCCCCATTCCCCCTCTTCCTCACTCTCACCTAGTCTCCATTCTCTCCCTCTTCCCCGCTCTCACCCACTCCCCATTTTCCCCCTCTTCCTCACTCACCTCTTCCCCATTTCCCCTCTTCCTCATTCTACCTCTCTCCTCACTCTCACTTCTTCCTCATTTTCCCCTCTTCCTCATTctacctctcttcctcctctcaTCTCTTCCTCATTTTCCCTCTTCCTCACTCTCATCCCTTCCTCATTTTCCTTCTTCCTCACTCTCCCCTCCTCCCATTCTCCCCTCTTCCTCATTATCACCTCTTCCTCATTCTCACCTCTTCCTCATTCTCCCCCTCTTCCTCACTCTCACTTCTTCCTCATTCTTTCCTCTTCCTCATTCTCCCCTCTTCCTCATCTCTCCTCTTCCTCATTTTCCCCTCTTCCTCACTCTCACTTCTTCCCCATTCCCCATCTTCCTCACCCTCACTACTCTTCCCCATTCCCCATCTTCCTCACTCTCACTTCTTCCCCATTCCCCCATCTTCCTCACTCTCACTTCTTCCTCATTCCCCCATCTTCCTCACTCTCACTTCTTCCTCATTCCCCGCTCTTCCTCACTCTCACTTCTTCCTCATTCCCCCCTCTTCCTCACTCTCACTTCTTCCTCATTCCCCCCTCTTCCCCACTCTCACCTAGTCCCCATTCTCTCCCTCTTCCCCACTCTCACCTAGTCCCCATTCTCTCCCTCTTCCCCACTCTCACTTCTTCCCCATTCCCCCATCTTCCTCACTCTCACTTCTTCCCCATTCCCCCTCTTCCTCACACTCACTTCTTCGCATTCTCACCTCTTTCTCATTCTCCCCTCTTCCTCACTCTCACTTCTTCCCCATTCCCCCTCTTCCTCACTCACTTCTTCCCCCATTCCCCCTCTTCCTCACTCTCAATTCTTCCGCATTCTCCCCTCTTCCTCACTCTCACCTAGTCCCCATTCTCTCCTTCTTCCCCACTCTCACCTAGTCCCCATTCTCTCCCTTTTCCCACACTCACCCACTACTCATTTCCCCCTCTTCCTCACTCACCTCTTCCCCACTCTCACCCACTCCTCATTTCCCCCTCTTCCTCTCACCTCTTCCCCACTCTCACCCCACTCCTCATTTTCCCCTCTTCGTAACTCACCTCTTCCCCATTTCCCCTCTTCCTGGTCGCGATGTCGATCGAGCGAACATGATATACCTTCCCAAGGTTCACTTTCTTCACAGTCATTATATTGCATGTCTCATATTCAACAAAGAtgcggggagggggagggggggggcattggggtgaggggggggggttagttcgGGGAAAGAAATGCGAGATATCCGGTTGCCACAAAGGAATTTGTCCCCAGACTTTTCCCCTAAAGTTGGAGAGATTTGAAAccacgtaaagagagagagagagagagagagagagagaggttttcattATAATTAATACTCTTAACAAATAAACTTCATTTTACAATAATGATCCACATTCCATAAACTTCATTTTTctgtttggtgtatatatatatatatatatatatatatatatatatatatatatatatatatatatatagagagagagagagagagagagagagagagagagagagagagagagagagagagagagagagagagagagagagagagagagctacaaccctagttggaaaagcaagatgctgtaagcccaagggctccaacaagaaaaataattaatgattcaataaaacagtaaaaataaaataaattcatatgtataccaTGAAAAGTGAGATTCAGCATGTGaatcatgtgaatatatatatgtatatatatatatatatatatatatatatatatatatatatatatatataacatatatataaatatatatatatatgtatatgtatatatataaatatatatatagatatatatatatatatatatatatatatatatatatatatttatatatagatatatatatatatatatatatatatatatatatatatttatatatatatatatatattacatatatatgatatctatatatatatatatatactgtatttatatatatatatattatatatacatatatatatatatatatatatatatatatatatatatatatatatatatataaataatatatatttatatatctttgaaTTCTAATTGATCTTTCAATTTAGAAATACATGCATCAAGGTGTATTCTTTGCGCATGTGTCAAATACTACGTATTGAATaagaaatctattttcattatttggaataaatgaaatctttgaaaTGATTAAACGAATATATTAGTGAATGAAAAtcgattattaatattttatattcaagAATGACTCAAAATATAAACCAAGTATGTTAATTGAAACtccttgttcagtggctactttcctcttggtaagggtagaagagactctttagctatggtaagcagctcttctagtagaaggacactccaaaatcaaaccattgttctctagttcttggatagtgccatagcctctgtaccatgatcttccactgtcttgggttatagttctcttgcttgagggtacactcaggcacactattctatctgatttcgcTTACTCCTGTNNNNNNNNNNNNNNNNNNNNNNNNNNNNNNNNNNNNNNNNNNNNNNNNNNNNNNNNNNNNNNNNNNNNNNNNNNNNNNNNNNNNNNNNNNNNNNNNNNNNNNNNNNNNNNNNNNNNNNNNNNNNNNNNNNNNNNNNNNNNNNNNNNNNNNNNNNNNNNNNNNNNNNNNNNNNNNNNNNNNNNNNNNNNNNNNNNNNNNNNNNNNNNNNNNNNNNNNNNNNNNNNNNNNNNNNNNNNNNNNNNNNNNNNNNNNNNNNNNNNNNNNNNNNNNNNNNNNNNNNNNNNNNNNNNNNNNNNNNNNNNNNNNNNNNNNNNNNNNNNNNNNNNNNNNNNNNNNNNNNNNNNNNNNNNNNNNNNNNNNNNNNNNNNNNNNNNNNNNNNNNNNNNNNNNNNNNNNNNNNNNNNNNNNNNNNNNNNNNNNNNNNNNNNNNNNNNNNNNNNNNNNNNNNNNNNNNNNNNNNNNNNNNNNNNNNNNNNNNNNNNNNNNNNNNNNNNNNNNNNCAGACGAATTTGATTCCCTGAGGATTGGGCAATAGGGACATGTCGTCCtcaatgtaattttattttatagaGGTAAATGTCTATTTTGTGCTTTTCTTTATAAGAGAtcctttttaatttcatttttatttagcattatatatatatatatatatatacatatatatacatatatatatatatatatatatagtatatatatatatatataatatatattatatatattaaataggccATTTATTTTGACACATTAAAGCGtacattctcttaccgacctcgagatcagaccCCCAGGGCGAACTCACttaaagactatagcatctgaccggctgggtttcgaaccctggtctaggatacttgtatgatagtgACACTACTACTTAGCCACGgaaatgtattacatatatatatatatatatatatatatatatatatatatatatatatatatatgcgtgtgtgtttctgtgtatatatatatatatatatatatatataatatatatatatataatatatatatatatatatatatatataatatatataatatatatatatattaaataggccATTTATTTTGACACATTAAAGCGtacattctcttaccgacctcgagatcagacccccaggcgaactcacttaaagactatagcatctgaccggctgggtttcgaaccctggtctaggatacttgtatgatagtgACACTACTACTTAGCcatgaaaatttatcatatatattatatatatagtatatatatatatatatatatatatatatatatatatatatatatatatatatacatatatacatatatgtatatatatgcgtttgtgtttctgtgtgtgtataatatatatatatatatatatataatatatatatatatatatatatatatatatatatatatatatatcggtcacgctcagtggcattgccagacgtaggaAGGGGTGAGTAGGTAGGAAGAGTTAACTATGTGTGGTtacatatatatcttaatatttagccgtcattttgacgggtcgcgtacacgacTTATACACGATTAATAGTTTGGTCTTTCTAGATTCGATTACATTTCCTTATTTACCTAATGTAATTCAAAACACGGAtagaaggaataaataaaaaactgaaaaagagagcagagagagagagagagagagagagagaagagagagagaggagagaggagagagagagagagagaggagagagagagagagagagaggaaatcaaaAGCTTATACTGCGTAATCCTAGGCTGTGCAAAGAAGTGAGGGGGGTGTTATGACGTCACATGGAACCCTCTAAAAATTCATTAGGAAGGATTTGCCGTTTGGGAAAACGTTCTCTCTCAATGCCAGATGAAATGGCCGACTCTGATTCGTGTTTGCCTTTTAGCTATTAATTATTCTTCTGGGGTTTGAGTcgaaattattagtttttttatatttttttttcgttgttttttatctttttaatgtttatttctcGTTTTCTATTCGACTGGGTGTTTAGTTATGGTCAGTGAATTGTTTGAGTGATTATCTATTGTCTATTATCTATTAGCATTAACGGCAACAGTAGTGTGGGTCGCAACCCCATCCCTCTGTAGAAAGAAAAATTGGCTTAAATGGAACATAAGTGTTAACCTCCTCGAATGTGCAAAGAAATtgctttaacaatatatatattatatatatatattatatatatatatatatatatatatatatatatatatatatatatatatatatatatatagtatatatatatatatatatatatatatatatatatatccatatatatatgtatttatatatatgtatatatatatgtacatacatatatatgtatatatatacacacaacagctGCAGGgaccaaaggccttagacatgttcttaTCAGTGAATTGTGGTATGACCGGTTTTCATCacccacgctggccactgccgattggtgatgttgggagactttttaactgatcgctcaaagcaaactaacctagtatgggtgccccatAACACTAATACAGCATACACCCTTTCAGTACATTGTGTGTTTCGTATTTCAAAAAGAGAAATGCAAGTTATGTAACTACAGCAAGAGAAAAATACAGAGAATACACATGACCCAGACTCTCATCTCAATGAATAACCCGAAAGACGAACATCCGAAAGGCAAATGTTTTTttgaaaacgttaaaaaaaaaaaaaaatattcctctgtCAACCAAATAAAAACACTTCACAAAATCGCTGGGATCAGATACCTAAGCCATACGTCGATTTCTCCTGATGGGGAATGAAATTGGAAAAAAGTGGAATCTCCATCAATGATTTCTTTTTCTGATTTATCTTTTGTTTACGTTTGCAAAtctggaatgtttttttttcccaTGAATGGAAATCGTTTGATGATGATGGGAAATGGTAGTGAATGTTACGTTTGTTTATTGTTAGGTTTGCTTCgtatttgaaggttttaaaggccgctcatgaatggcaggggggaagggatggtgacattgccctatcgagtagggacaatgccttagaaactaactggggtattttttcgtgttggagcctttaggcttttagcatcttgttttttccaactagggttgtagcttagcttctaatagtaataatacataataataataatgataataataatgatgataataacagtgaATGTTACGTTTGTTTTATTGTTACGATTGCTTCGTATTTgaagtttaaaaggccgctcatgaatggcagggggaagggatggtgacattgccctgtcgagtaggacaattctctagagactgactggggctatttttccctgttggaagcctttgggcttatagtatcttgtctttccaactagggttattagtgatgatgataatcagcgcccaagccccctatccacccaagctaggaccaaggagggccaggtaatggctgctgattactctgcGGGTAGACCTATAGGAGCCCTTGGACATACAgcttttttcttttccaactagggttgtggcttggctagtgataataataataataataggttccccaaacccccatccttagctcacaaggatggtgaggttgcagccagggacgttacccaccatcggccaccacaacccagtatATTGAATCTCTTCGTTAATGATTTCTAAATATTTTGAATACCAGGAATACTAAAACCCTTTAATTTTGCAATTtaacaaattatattattattattattattattattattattattattattgttgttgttggttgttgttgttgttatttgtataAGCCTTGTTTGGTACCACATACTATGATTGAGCTTTTCAAAAACTGCTAAAAAcccaaaatataaaataagaaggttaatataaaattataaaattatcaactaTAACAAACTAAAGCTATAATCCTAAGATTTATTTAACACTCAAAGATGACATAAAATTATAGAGAATAGCTCTTATAACCAAAACATtaatataaagattaaaatattcgtatataaaaagatagaaaacGATATATTAATCACACATTATAATGAATCCCAGAGCTGGAACAGACGCGAACCTGATTTGATGACTGAAGAATGGAATATCTACATTTTAGAGAATCTTTCtccaaaaaaaaaggatattgtcATCTGAAGCGAGTTTTTATCGGAAATTAAAATTCTCTATGTGGAGATAGATGtggctatatatgtgtatagtccatttcttttatcgaggcagatttgcaccgactcgcagcggtgcccatttagctcggaaaagtttccctgatcgctgattggttagaattatctcgcccaaccaatcagcgatcaggaaacttttccgagctaaaagggcaccgctgcgagtcgggtgcaaatctgcatcgctaaaagaaatttgaCTATAGTAGATTCCAGTCTTTGATATAAATTAGATTTGTTTGATGCAAGAGATTATTCATATagattttaattttacatttaaaaGGGTGATCAATAGtctccttttattttctatttctaataACCTCTCTagctggtgattgctagactggggttcgagtcccgcgcaagcAGTTCGTtagttctttagtgtctgcaaactcgcCATTTTTGTAAAACCAGAAAAGCACCAATATTATATTTTACGTCTAAGCATGGAGTATACTCGAGCTGGCAATtgactagactggggttcgagtcccgcgcaagcagttcgttagttcctttagtgtctgcaaactcgcCATTTTTGTAAAACTAGAAAGcattaatattaaattttacttCGAAGCACGGAGTATTGATAATGGAACGTAacatataaaacataaaagaaaggaACAACAAAACCGCAGGGAAATTAaattgttgttaaaaaaaaaaaaactaatactaaATTTATATTCGAAGCATGGAGTATTGATAATGAAACATAAAATAGAGAACATAGAAGAAGGAAAGACAAAAccgaagaaaaattaaattctcgtaaaaaaaaaaaaatacgaatattaAATTTAGATTCGAAGCATGGAGTGTTAATAATGGAACataaaatatgaaacataaaagaaggaaagacaaaACCGAAGAAAATTAatatctcgtaaaaaaaaaaaaaaaaaaaaaaaaaaaaaaaaaaaaaaaaaaaaaaaaaaaaaaactaactaactaactaacattACATTTAAGTTCGAAGCACGGAGTATTAataatgaaacatgaaatataaaacataaaagaaggaaagacaaaACCGAAGGAATGATATTGCGTGTCCAGAAAATGAGAGAGACGGAGACTTATTAAgtccctgatgagagagagagagagagagagagatagagagagagataaaagggatAGATATTTTTTTCCCGGACACACACGATGCTTCGTCCATTTCTGGATTAATTTTACAAGTCGATGGaagtttggctctctctctctctctctctctctctcatctctctctctctctctctctctctctctctctctctctctctctctctctctcttataaaaaagTTTCTGCCAATCACTGCTTTGTTACATTCTACGTTTTTCTtcctattttatcatttttaattctctctctctctctctctctctctctctctctctctctcctctctctctctctctctctctctcatataaaagtcTATCAATCTCTTTGCTTTGTTACATTCaatatttttattcttgttatttgcatcatttttgtaatctctctctctctctctctctctctctctctctctctctcttctctctcttctctctctctctcataaaaaagtcTGCCAATCTCTTTGTTTTGTTACattcaatatttttattcctattatttttatcatttctctctctctctctctctcttcgtctctctctctctctctctctctctctctctctctctctctcataaaaaagtcTGCCAATCTCTTTGTTTTGTTACattcaatatttttattcctattattttatcattttctctctctctctctctctctctctctctctctctctctctctctctctctccgctccttctctcttcttcctctctctctctattatattgcTACATCACCTCATATATCGGTATAGATACTATTTACTTTTATAAGAAAAATTGaagtgtttttaatattttaatttcaatggaAATATATTCACCACAACAAACAAAGTTTTATAGGTCACATCGTACGTTTAAATGAAATTGTTTAacatatggaaatattttttttaccttcgagtaaatatattttaacatgtaaaagTTGGTAACTAGAGTTTACCTTGGGCAAAAGATTATTTTACCATTGTGGTAAAAGTGTTTCAACCTTGTAACGATTTTTACAGGATACGGTAAtgttttttcttccctttttcaaGAATATCTTATATTTCATCTTCAATCAAGACTATTaaatttgtggtaaaaaaaaaaaaaaaaactttaacctcgAGTTGAATGATTCTCTATCCTAGAGTAATTATTTATCTTCTGGCAATAGTCATTGGCATTAGCTTgaggtgattgtgtgtgtgtatatatatatatatatatatatatatatatatattatatatatatatatatatatatatatatatat
Proteins encoded in this window:
- the LOC137628265 gene encoding uncharacterized protein yields the protein MLGDERSPFSPSSPLSLLPHSPIFLTLTSSPFPHLPHSHFFLILPSSSLSPLPHSPLFLTLPSFSLSPLSHSPLFLTLPSSSLSPLPHSPLFLNLNFFPIPPSSSLSLLPHSPSSSLSPSLHSLPLPRSHPLPIFPLFLTHLFPISPLPHSTSLLTLTSSSFSPLPHSTSLPPLISSSFSLFLTLIPSSFSFFLTLPSSHSPLFLIITSSSFSPLPHSPPLPHSHFFLILSSSSFSPLPHLSSSSFSPLPHSHFFPIPHLPHPHYSSPFPIFLTLTSSPFPHLPHSHFFLIPPSSSLSLLPHSPLFLTLTSSSFPPLPHSHFFLIPPSSPLSPSPHSLPLPHSHLVPILSLFPTLTSSPFPHLPHSHFFPIPPLPHTHFFAFSPLSHSPLFLTLTSSPFPLFLTHFFPHSPSSSLSILPHSPLFLTLT